The DNA region CACACAGGTAAAGTTGCCGCATACATCCGCAATGGCAAAGTAGGTTTCGAAGTCAGCTCCAATGATATTCTGATCACCGAAAGATCAGATTCAACACAAGAGCACACACTGACGATTAAAGAAGCTTACAAAGTCGACGAGTTTTCACGCATTGGTATCACCAAAGAGGGCTTGGGCAAGAATTCAAAGATCAAAGTACAGGCGATTTCACCAAGACCGGATATGGTCACTGACTCTTACCATGTGACGATCACTTATGTGCGTTTGATCCTAAGAGACAAAGTCGTTTTCTCGGGTGCAGTTCCAAAACAATTCATCACCAAAAGCGGCAATCAAACGATTGTGAACATCGGCCAGATCAAGTTCGAAGACTCGGACAAGATTTGGAATAAGAAGCTGGTAATCAACTTCTCATTCAACCGCAAAATCGCAAACAGCTACGAGAACATCTCGAAGTCTGCGACTTATAAGCAGGATAAGCTGTAGGAGCATTTCGGTACAAATTCCCGCAGGAACTCCTGCGGGAATTGAACCCGCGTCCACAAGTGATCCGTCATAAGACGCTACATACTTAGTCGATATTTTAATTTGATGATGGGACCGCTAGTGTGTGAGATTTAAAGACACTATGAAAAAGAAGGCTGCAAAAAAGATTTCAAAAAAAGTAGTTCGCAAAAGTCCGAAACCAAAGCTTTTGTCAGGTGGAAATCCTCAAATTGCTAAAGGCGATGGCGACGAGCCCGTGCAAGCTTACATTTCAGCTGTTCCTGGATGGAAAAAAGAAGTTGCTCGCAATCTTGATAAACTAATTACGCAGCATATTCCCACCGTAAATAAAGCTGTGAAATGGAATTCGCCCTTTTATGGAATGGAAGGCAAGGGATGGTTTTTAGGTTTCCATGTCTTTACGAAGTACGTGAAAGTCACTTTCTTCAATGGCGGATCACTAAAACCACTTCCACCCGTGGAAGCAAAACACAAAATCATCCGATATCTCCATATTTATGAAGACGGTTTTGATGATGCACAGTTTGTGAAGTGGATTAAACAGGCCTCTAAGTTACAGGGATGGAAGCCGTAGCTCCCCGAAGGGGAGTTACTTATCAATTATTTTTCTTTGAAAAATCGGTGGAGGCGAGTCGCGACTTATCGAAACTTCCTCCAGAGACAAAACTCATCCTATGTTGTGGAATTCATTCGATTCATAGATATCTAGTAAGTTTCTTCTGGAGGAAAAATGCAACGTGGAGGAAGACGTTCTTCCTCCGCAGTCTAGGATTTAAACGGAACTAAGATATCAAACTCACTGTCTGCCGAATCACGATTGAATTTTGATCCATATACCTCGATAGACATGCCGTCCAAAATCTCTAGTCCACTTTCGGGCATCCATACGTTCCAAATCTTGCGAACTGTATCGCCTGAATCTGCCAAATGCCCCTTGTGGGTAAATTTCGCGTACTTGCCAGCAGAAACTACGACTTCTGTAAATCCAATTGGAAGAGGGTGCTGGCTTCCAACCTCAATTCCTGCCAAGTACACATATCTATCCGTAGCTGATTTCTTGATCTGCCGATGGGACTCTAGCCCAACTCCATAGACAACTTCTGGATCAATTGGATTTATTTCTGACCAACGGGCCACAAATTGATCCCAGTGATTATGAGCCGCCTGAAAATCATACTCACTATATGGTTTTGCAACTCCGATCAGTCGCTTCTCTTTCATTTCAATAATTTCTGGTCTCACCGCATCCCCTTTTGTTAAGGCGTTGATATCGTCCAATGTTAGAGGTCGATCGACCTCAATGGACTTCCTCATTTTGCGGAGTTGGCCAGGAGTAACATCATAGGCATTTTTAAAAGCGCGAGTGAATGCTTCTTGTGATTCGTACTGACACTCAAGAGCAAGATCCAAAATATCTTGGTCGGTATCAATCAATCGACGAGCAGCTTCACTCATTCTGCGTTTGCGTACATACTCACTCACAGTCATTCCCATCAAGCTTGTGAATACTCTATGGAAATGAAATGGAGAAAATGCACCAGCACTAGCAATCAAATCCAAATCTATCTGCGCAAATAAATTCTGATCAATATATTGAATTGCTTTGTAGACTCTAAACCCATGGTCACTCATGACTTCCCTCTGCTGAAAGTACATATAACGAACTTTCAGCGGTGATTTTTGATCTATCTTGCTAAAGTAATAACAGAAATTCAATTCCCCCAGGCTACCCTGTGGGAATTGAACCCAAATAAATCAACATAATTAATGATTTAGAAAATGGTGGAGGCGGGGGGAATTGAACCCCCGTCCGCAAGT from Bdellovibrio sp. GT3 includes:
- a CDS encoding AraC family transcriptional regulator, whose product is MYFQQREVMSDHGFRVYKAIQYIDQNLFAQIDLDLIASAGAFSPFHFHRVFTSLMGMTVSEYVRKRRMSEAARRLIDTDQDILDLALECQYESQEAFTRAFKNAYDVTPGQLRKMRKSIEVDRPLTLDDINALTKGDAVRPEIIEMKEKRLIGVAKPYSEYDFQAAHNHWDQFVARWSEINPIDPEVVYGVGLESHRQIKKSATDRYVYLAGIEVGSQHPLPIGFTEVVVSAGKYAKFTHKGHLADSGDTVRKIWNVWMPESGLEILDGMSIEVYGSKFNRDSADSEFDILVPFKS
- a CDS encoding DUF1801 domain-containing protein gives rise to the protein MKKKAAKKISKKVVRKSPKPKLLSGGNPQIAKGDGDEPVQAYISAVPGWKKEVARNLDKLITQHIPTVNKAVKWNSPFYGMEGKGWFLGFHVFTKYVKVTFFNGGSLKPLPPVEAKHKIIRYLHIYEDGFDDAQFVKWIKQASKLQGWKP